TGACGGCCAGTGGGCGCGCGACCCGGTGAGCGTGCGCGGCGTGGCGTTTCTCGACGCCGATGCGCAGGTGGTGGCCACGCCGGCCGAGCCGCCGATCCAGGACCTGGACCGCATCACGCCGGACTGGGGCATTCTTGAGTGGGACAAATACATCTACATTCCGATGGGCGTGCGCGTGGCGATCCCGAACTTCGCGCGCGGCTGCCCCTTCACGTGCAGTTTCTGCAGCCAGTGGAAGTTCTGGCGTGACTACCGCATCCGCGATCCGAAGAAGGTGGTCGACGAGATCGAGGACCTGGTGAAGAACCACGGCATCGGCTTCTTCATCCTGGCGGACGAGGAACCGACGATCCACCGCAAGAAATTCATCCAGTTCTGCGAAGAACTGATCGAACGCGACCTGGGCGTGCTGTGGGGCATCAACACGCGCGTGACCGACATCCTGCGCGATGAGAAGCTGCTGCCGCTGTTCCGCCGGGCCGGTCTGGTGCACGTGAGCCTGGGCACCGAGGCGGCGGCACAGCTGAAGCTCGACCGCTTCAACAAGGAAACGACGATCGCGCAGAACAAGAAGGCGATCGCGCTGCTGCGCGAAGCCGGCATCGTGACCGAGGCGCAGTTCATCGTCGGCCTGGAAAACGAAACCGCCGAAACGCTGGAAGAAACCTACCGCATGGCGCGCGACTGGAACCCCGACATGGCCAACTGGGCGATGTACACGCCGTGGCCGTTCTCGGATCTGTTCCAGGAGCTGGGCGACAAGGTCGAGGTGTTCGACTACGAAAAGTACAACTTCGTCACCCCGATCATGAAGCCTGACGCCATGGACCGCGCCGAGCTGCTCGACCGGGTGATGAACAACTACCGTCGCTTCTTCATGAACAAGACCTTCTTCCAGTACCCGTGGGAAAAGGACAAGCAGCGGCGCAAATACCTGCTGGGCTGCCTGAAGGCCTTCCTGAAGAGCGGCTTCGAACGCAAGTTCTACGATCTCGGCCGGGTCGGCTACTGGGGCCCGCAGAGCAAGAAGAAGGTGGACTTCGCCTTCGCCGACGAGCGCGTGCATGCGCGACCGGACGGCGCAGCGATTGCCGCCGCCGACGAAGGCTGGGTCACCATGCACGGCCCGAAGATCGAAATGCGCCGCAAGAAGGGCGAGGAACTGGCCGCAGCCGCCATCGCCGCGTGCGGCGGCGGGCACGACCAGCTGAGCGACGAAGAAGCCGATCGCGCGCTGGCCGCCCACGCGGCCCGCACCGCGGCGGCGATCGAAGCGGCCCAAGCCAGCACCGTCTGAGCGGCCGTCGACCATGAGTGCGACACATGCATCGACCCGTATCGGTCCGAACGCCATCACCCGCGTGGCCGAAGCCCTGCAGCAGCGCAACGGCGAGGCATTCACGGCGCTGATCTTCGGCCGGGCCGGCCTGCTGCGCTATCTGGGGCAGCCGCCGCAATCGATGGTGGACGAAGCCGAAGTGATGCGCCTGCACCGCGTGCTGCGCGACAGTGTCGGCCCGGCCGACGCGCGTGCGGTGGCGCGCGATGCCGGTCGGCGCACCGCCGACTACCTGCTGGCCCGGCGCATTCCGCGCCCGGTGCAGGCGCTGCTGCACCGGCTGCCGGCGGCGCTCGCTGCGCGCGTGTTGCTGGCGGCGATCCGGCGCCACGCCTGGACCTTCGCCGGCAGCGGCCACTTCAGCGCGCGCGCCGGCCGGCCGGTTGTGCTGACGCTGCAGGACAACCCGCTTTGCCGCGGCGTGGTGCTTGACGGGCCCGCCTGCGACTACTACGCCGCCACCTTCGAGCACCTTTTCCGGGTGCTGGTGCATCCGCGCGCGCGGGTGCGCGAAACCGCCTGCGAAGCGATGGGCGCCGCCGCCTGCGTGTTCGAGATCGACTGGTAGACGCGTCCGCGCGCCGCATGCGTCGGCGAAAGTGGGCTCCGAATCACGTTCGGGACGGGGCACGAGCCGGGTTGATCAAGGGTCGGATCGGGTAGCGGCACTGAACGCCCGGCGCCCGGGACGTTCGAAACAGATATGCCTCCTGTGCAAAGATGCGTGTCTTCAGGCACGGCGCACCGACGTGCCATCATGTCGCCGCCGTCACCATTTCCCTTTTCTGCAACGTCCCGGAAGGAAACCCGCATGTCACTCAGGTCCGCCCTGACCGCCTTTTTCGCACTCATCGTCTGCGCCGCGGCGCAGGCGGCGGATCGCCCGTCGCTGTTCCTGAACCTGACCACCGACAATTCGCAGCGCTCGGAAACCGGGCTCATCTTCGCGAAGAACCAGCTGGAGCGCGGCCACGCACTGACCGTGCTGCTGAACGATCAGGCCGTGCGCATGGGCAGCAGCACCAACCTGCGCAATTTCGTCAATCAGCAGAAGCTGCTGCGCGAACTGATGGGCAAAGGCGCCGTGGTACTGGTGTGCCGCGTGTGCATGCGCCACTACGGCGTGACCGAAGCCAGTCTGATGCAGGGCATGCAGCTCGACGACCCCGAGCGGGTCGGCGAAGCGCTGTTCCGCGACAACACGCGCACGCTGACCTGGTAGGTGCTGCAGGGCAAGCACGCGAAGCATGCACTGCATATATATACGGCGACATCGCTGACCACCCTGCCCGACGACCTGCCGGTGCCGCTCGACGACGGTGCGGCCGCCCATCTCGAAGGGATGCGTCTGCCCGCGCTGACGCTGCCGCGCACCGACGGCGGCACGACCGATCTCGCGGCGCTGCGCGGCCTGCACGTGATCTATGTGTATCCGATGACCGGCCGGCCGGATTCGCCGCTGCCCGACGGCTGGGACGCGATACCCGGCGCACGCGGCTGCACGCCGCAGTCGTGCGCCTTCCGCGACCACCATGCCGAGCTGGCTGCGCTGGGCGCCGGCGTGTTCGGGCTGAGCAGCCAGAGCGGCCACTACCAGCAGGAAGCTGCGGCGCGCCTGCTGCTGCCCTTTCCGCTGCTGAGCGACGACGGCCTGCAGCTGAAGGCAGCGCTGCGCCTGCCCACCTTCACCGCGGCCGGTCTGGAGCTGTACCGGCGGCTCACGCTGATCACCGACGACGCACGCATCCTCAAGGTGTTCTACCCGGTGTTTCCGCCCGATCGCAATGCCGCCGACGTACTGGCGTGGCTCAAGGAGCACACCATGAAAACCCGCGACACCGCGCTGGCCCTCGCTGCCTGCGCCGCCACCGCCCTCGCCGCCGATGCCGCCCCGCGCATGCTGACCCCCTGCCCCGACTCGCCGAACTGCGTGTCGACCCAGTCGGACAGCGCGGCGAAGATGGCGCCGATTCCCTTCAGCGGCGACGCCGCCGCCGCGCAGGCGCGCCTGAAGCAGGTCATCCTCGCCCAGCCTCGCGCCACCATCACCCGCGAAGAGCCCGGCTTCATCGCCGCCGAATTCCGCTCGCGCATTTTCCGCTTCGTCGATGCCGCAGAGTTCGCCATCGACGCCGGTGCATCGGTCATTCACTACCGCTCCGGTGCGCGCACGGGGTACTCCGATTTCGGCGTGAACCGCTCGCGCATGGAAGCGTTGGCGAAGGACTTCGCCGACGCGAAGTAGGCGCCCTCGGGAGCTGTCCCCGAGGGAACTGTCGCTGTGGGAGCGGCGGCCTGTGGGAGCGGCGGCCTCGCCGCGATTAATGCCGCGATGATCGTTGATCAACGCGCCGATCGCGGCGAGGCCGCCGCTCCCACAAAACCATCGCCGCTCCCGCAGCCCCGCCCTTCAGGCCGCGGCGGACTTGCTTTCCGCTTCCGGCGCCAGCACGAAGCGGACGCAGCCTTCGCGGTTGTGATCGAGCTGCAGGCGGAAGCCGCTGGCGCGGGCGAGCAGTGCCGACTGGTACAGACCGACACCCAGACCGCTGGCGGAGCCGACCGGCGCCTGCAGCAGGGTGTCGGCCAGATCGTCGGCGATGGCGCTGCCGCTGTCTTCGACCGACAGCCGGTCACCGCCGAGGCGGAGCACGATGGTGATGTCGGGTTCGGCCAGCCGCTTCTGCAGCGCGTTGCCGACCAGATTTTCGGCCACCGTCGTGTACAGCGCACCGGGCAACAGCTGGTCGGGTTCGGTCATGCCTTCGACCGTCACGCCCTGCCCGACGAAGTGCGCCGCGGTGGCCTGCAGCCATTCGGGGGCCGGCGTCCATTCGCCATCCACCGGCTGCGGGCGGCGCAGCTTGTCGAGCGTGGCTTCGAGGCGTGCGCTGATGACCGGCAGCTGGCGCGCCAGCAGCGCGTTGGCGCGGGCGGCACTGTCCGGGTCAGTGGCTTCGCGGGCGGCGAAACACAGGGTGTTGAGCGACTGCAGCAGATTCTTCACGTCGTGCGTCAGCCGAGCGCCGGTGTCGTGGATGGCCGAAAGGTAAGACAGACGGCGCAGTTCTTCGGTACGCAATTGGGCCTGGTAGAACTGGCCGAGCAGCTGCACCAGCAGGTTGAAGTGCCACAGCAGACCACCGGACAGCGGGCGCGCGGTGTACAGCGTCAGGTCGAGCAGCGGGTGTTCGAAGTCCTGCCGGTGCGCGGCGACCTCGCCGAAGCGGCGCGGTGGCATCGTGTTCGCACCGCTGCGGGTGCGCCACTCTCCGCCGCTGATCAGCGGCAGCGCGAGCAGTCGGTTGGCCGCGCGGGCGACGAATTCCTCCGGCCGGCTTTCTTCCTGCGACAACGACGCCAGACTTTCCAGCCAGCGCTCATAGGGCAGCGCCAGCGACAGCACGTAGCGGGTGAAGGCGACGCTGACGCCGCCGAAGCCGGCGCGCGGATTCCACGCCCAGCCCATCACCATCAATGCGGTGGCCAGCACGCCCAGCGTGGCGAGCAGCGCGCGCAGGTAATCGACACCGGCCAGCTGCATCGCCGCCAGCGTGCCCAGCACGAGTACCGCGAGCAGCAACAGCACGAAGGTGCCAGACACGAAGTCAAGTACTTCGCGATCGCGGTCGGCCCGCTCGCGACCGGGCACCAGCAGCATGACGGTCAAGGCCAGCGGCGCCAGCCACAGCCCGAGCGCATCGATGCCGGACGGCACCGGCAGGCCGGGCGGCAGCGCCCGCGGCAGTGCGATGGTCAGCAGCGCCGTGATCAGGTAGGCCAGTGCGCCGAGGTAGTAGATGCGCGGCCCGCGCGAACGCGAAAA
The sequence above is a segment of the Methyloversatilis sp. RAC08 genome. Coding sequences within it:
- the bchE gene encoding magnesium-protoporphyrin IX monomethyl ester anaerobic oxidative cyclase, which produces MRIVLIHPNYHSGGAEIAGNWPPAWVAYLTGYLKAGGYDDVTFIDAMTHHLTDDQVQARLIELDPDIVGCTAITPSIYKAEELLKLAKDLKPSVVTVLGGIHGTFMYPQVLKEAPWIDCVVRGEGEQVFLNLVRAVDDGQWARDPVSVRGVAFLDADAQVVATPAEPPIQDLDRITPDWGILEWDKYIYIPMGVRVAIPNFARGCPFTCSFCSQWKFWRDYRIRDPKKVVDEIEDLVKNHGIGFFILADEEPTIHRKKFIQFCEELIERDLGVLWGINTRVTDILRDEKLLPLFRRAGLVHVSLGTEAAAQLKLDRFNKETTIAQNKKAIALLREAGIVTEAQFIVGLENETAETLEETYRMARDWNPDMANWAMYTPWPFSDLFQELGDKVEVFDYEKYNFVTPIMKPDAMDRAELLDRVMNNYRRFFMNKTFFQYPWEKDKQRRKYLLGCLKAFLKSGFERKFYDLGRVGYWGPQSKKKVDFAFADERVHARPDGAAIAAADEGWVTMHGPKIEMRRKKGEELAAAAIAACGGGHDQLSDEEADRALAAHAARTAAAIEAAQASTV
- the bchJ gene encoding bacteriochlorophyll 4-vinyl reductase, encoding MSATHASTRIGPNAITRVAEALQQRNGEAFTALIFGRAGLLRYLGQPPQSMVDEAEVMRLHRVLRDSVGPADARAVARDAGRRTADYLLARRIPRPVQALLHRLPAALAARVLLAAIRRHAWTFAGSGHFSARAGRPVVLTLQDNPLCRGVVLDGPACDYYAATFEHLFRVLVHPRARVRETACEAMGAAACVFEIDW
- a CDS encoding DsrE family protein, with protein sequence MSLRSALTAFFALIVCAAAQAADRPSLFLNLTTDNSQRSETGLIFAKNQLERGHALTVLLNDQAVRMGSSTNLRNFVNQQKLLRELMGKGAVVLVCRVCMRHYGVTEASLMQGMQLDDPERVGEALFRDNTRTLTW
- a CDS encoding DUF1499 domain-containing protein, whose amino-acid sequence is MLQGKHAKHALHIYTATSLTTLPDDLPVPLDDGAAAHLEGMRLPALTLPRTDGGTTDLAALRGLHVIYVYPMTGRPDSPLPDGWDAIPGARGCTPQSCAFRDHHAELAALGAGVFGLSSQSGHYQQEAAARLLLPFPLLSDDGLQLKAALRLPTFTAAGLELYRRLTLITDDARILKVFYPVFPPDRNAADVLAWLKEHTMKTRDTALALAACAATALAADAAPRMLTPCPDSPNCVSTQSDSAAKMAPIPFSGDAAAAQARLKQVILAQPRATITREEPGFIAAEFRSRIFRFVDAAEFAIDAGASVIHYRSGARTGYSDFGVNRSRMEALAKDFADAK
- a CDS encoding ATP-binding protein, giving the protein MRRPAVPRRMRVMWLTRAQPWLLLGVLTSLHLLLWLDDDLLFGRALLLPHLGLLLLWQPLLRAQSRIEWPVLAALCALVGVFLWFYGPLALSLWLLLLAGLVGGKVFFSRSRGPRIYYLGALAYLITALLTIALPRALPPGLPVPSGIDALGLWLAPLALTVMLLVPGRERADRDREVLDFVSGTFVLLLLAVLVLGTLAAMQLAGVDYLRALLATLGVLATALMVMGWAWNPRAGFGGVSVAFTRYVLSLALPYERWLESLASLSQEESRPEEFVARAANRLLALPLISGGEWRTRSGANTMPPRRFGEVAAHRQDFEHPLLDLTLYTARPLSGGLLWHFNLLVQLLGQFYQAQLRTEELRRLSYLSAIHDTGARLTHDVKNLLQSLNTLCFAAREATDPDSAARANALLARQLPVISARLEATLDKLRRPQPVDGEWTPAPEWLQATAAHFVGQGVTVEGMTEPDQLLPGALYTTVAENLVGNALQKRLAEPDITIVLRLGGDRLSVEDSGSAIADDLADTLLQAPVGSASGLGVGLYQSALLARASGFRLQLDHNREGCVRFVLAPEAESKSAAA